A region from the Pogoniulus pusillus isolate bPogPus1 chromosome 13, bPogPus1.pri, whole genome shotgun sequence genome encodes:
- the KCNE4 gene encoding potassium voltage-gated channel subfamily E member 4: protein MLKMDHANMTQATLGAESHSTEKSSGNEYLYILIVMSFYGVFLIGIMLGYMKSKRKEKKSSLLLLYKDEEREWGEAVKPLPTISGLKSVQIPMMLNMLQESMVPSLSCAICSMEGSSVSSESSSSPDVHFTIQEEVLDAELGEVSETLLNESSEGSAENLHKNS from the coding sequence ATGCTGAAGATGGACCATGCAAACATGACCCAAGCCACACTTGGTGCCGAGTCCCACAGtacagagaagagcagtggCAATGAGTATCTTTACATCCTGATTGTCATGTCTTTCTATGGGGTCTTCCTGATTGGGATAATGCTTGGCTACATGAAAtccaaaagaaaagagaagaagtcCAGTTTGCTTCTGCTCTACAAAGACGAGGAGAGAGAATGGGGGGAAGCTGTCAAGCCTCTACCCACCATATCGGGGCTGAAGTCTGTCCAGATCCCCATGATGCTGAACATGCTGCAGGAGAGCATGGTGCCATCCCTGTCCTGTGCCATCTGCTCAATGGAAGGCAGCAGCGTGAGTTCCgaatcctcctcctccccagacgTCCACTTCACCATCCAGGAGGAAGTGCTGGATGCTGAGCTGGGGGAAGTGTCAGAGACACTCCTCAATGAGAGCAGCGAGGGATCTGCAGAAAACCTTCACAAGAACTCCTAG